The Anopheles coluzzii chromosome 2, AcolN3, whole genome shotgun sequence genome window below encodes:
- the LOC120950474 gene encoding D-aspartate oxidase has protein sequence MNICVVGAGVVGLTTALELQREMRNANVTILSDRFEQDTCSDVAAGLFRPGTSFSGPTEEITRKWISDAYSHWDELRRTEHSARAGVCQMSGYIFSSRDPAIVRNHYIEKVLPVYRAATEQELTICPGEWKYGSFFTTILAECRLFQPWATERFLDNGGRIVTVALNNLQELRGKYDVVVNCTGLGAKRLCNDHKLVPIRGQVIKVRASWVKTAFYADFDTYVIPGFEGVTLGGCRNFDSYNTDVSRHDSAAIRERCESLLPSLKGAPVLRESVGLRPHRDPVRVELELLPTANGSVRVVHNYGHGGYGVTTAPGTAKHAVKLVREALQTNSKL, from the exons ATGAATATATGCGTCGTCGGGGCCGGTGTCGTCGGTTTGACGACCGCACTGGAGCTACAGCGCGAGATGCGGAACGCCAATGTCACCATACTCTCGGATCGGTTCGAGCAGGACACGTGCAGCGACGTTGCGGCTGGCCTATTTCGCCCCGGAACCAGCTTTTCCGGCCCGACCGAGGAAATAACCAG GAAATGGATTTCAGACGCGTACAGCCACTGGGACGAACTGCGCCGGACGGAACATTCAGCCCGGGCCGGTGTGTGCCAGATGTCGGGGTACATTTTTTCCAGCCGAGATCCGGCCATTGTACGG AATCACTACATCGAGAAGGTCCTGCCCGTGTACCGTGCCGCGACCGAGCAGGAGCTTACCATCTGTCCGGGCGAATGGAAGTATGGGTCGTTCTTCACCACCATCCTTGCCGAGTGTCGGCTGTTTCAGCCGTGGGCCACAGAAAG GTTTCTTGACAATGGCGGACGGATTGTTACCGTGGCGCTGAACAACTTGCAGGAGCTGCGCGGCAAGTACGACGTGGTCGTGAACTGTACCGGTCTGGGGGCGAAGCGGCTGTGCAACGACCATAAGCTGGTGCCGATCCGCGGTCAGGTCATCAAGGTGCGGGCCTCCTGGGTGAAGACGGCGTTCTATGCGGACTTCGACACGTACGTCATACCGGGCTTTGAGGGCGTAACGCTCGGGGGCTGCCGTAACTTCGACAGCTACAATACGGACGTTTCGCGGCACGATTCGGCCGCCATCCGCGAACGGTGCGAGTCGCTGCTGCCGAGCCTGAAGGGTGCGCCGGTGCTGCGGGAATCGGTCGGGCTCCGGCCGCACCGCGATCCGGTACGCGTggagctggagctgctgcCGACGGCGAATGgcagtgtgcgtgtggtgcATAACTACGGCCATGGGGGCTATGGTGTGACGACGGCACCGGGGACGGCCAAGCACGCGGTGAAGCTGGTAAGGGAAGCACTGCAAACCAATAGCAAACTGTAA